One Mycolicibacterium sarraceniae genomic window carries:
- the opcA gene encoding glucose-6-phosphate dehydrogenase assembly protein OpcA, with amino-acid sequence MIVDMPDTSTGAVNKKLDSLRTEGGAITMARVLTLVIAPDTSAMLEDSIEAANSASHEHPCRVIVVVPGDPDAAEPKLDGQIRVGHDAGSGEVVVLTLSGPLANQASSVVMPFLLPDTPVVAWWPAVAPAIPAEDPLGQLAIRRITDATNGVDPLDSIKGRLEGYTAGDTDLAWSRITYWRALLTSTLDQAPFEPITSALVSGLKTEPSLDVLAGWLATRIDGPVQRAYGDLKVELVRPTETITLSRPQTGVTATLTRTARPDAKVPLARRETGECLAEDLRRLDADDIYLSALQGIDKVHYI; translated from the coding sequence GTGATTGTCGATATGCCGGACACCAGCACCGGCGCGGTCAACAAGAAGCTGGATTCGCTGCGCACCGAGGGCGGGGCGATCACGATGGCCCGGGTGCTGACCCTGGTCATCGCACCGGACACCAGCGCCATGCTAGAAGATTCGATCGAGGCGGCCAACAGCGCCAGCCACGAGCACCCCTGCCGGGTGATCGTGGTGGTGCCCGGGGATCCGGATGCGGCCGAACCCAAGCTGGACGGGCAGATCCGCGTCGGTCATGACGCCGGTTCGGGTGAGGTCGTCGTACTCACGTTGTCGGGACCGCTGGCCAACCAGGCCAGCAGCGTCGTGATGCCGTTCCTGCTGCCCGACACTCCGGTCGTGGCATGGTGGCCCGCGGTAGCCCCCGCTATTCCAGCTGAAGACCCGTTGGGACAGTTAGCGATTCGCCGGATCACCGATGCCACCAATGGCGTGGACCCGCTGGATTCGATCAAGGGTCGCCTCGAGGGGTACACCGCCGGGGATACCGATCTCGCGTGGAGCCGAATCACATACTGGCGGGCTTTGCTCACCTCGACGTTGGACCAGGCGCCGTTCGAGCCCATCACGTCGGCGCTGGTCTCGGGGCTGAAAACCGAACCCTCCCTTGATGTCTTGGCCGGCTGGCTGGCCACCCGGATCGACGGTCCGGTACAGCGGGCATACGGCGATCTGAAGGTCGAGCTGGTTCGCCCGACCGAGACGATCACCTTGAGCCGTCCGCAGACCGGGGTGACCGCGACGCTGACGCGCACTGCCCGCCCCGACGCGAAGGTGCCGCTGGCACGCAGGGAGACCGGAGAGTGTCTGGCCGAGGATCTGCGTAGGCTCGATGCCGACGATATCTATCTGTCCGCACTCCAGGGAATCGACAAGGTGCACTACATATGA
- the ppc gene encoding phosphoenolpyruvate carboxylase, with protein sequence MAELPESLEPIGAVTRTKVGREATEPMREDIRLLGTILGDTVREQNGEEVFDLVERARVESFRVRRSEIDRSELAQLFDGIDIHQAIPVIRAFTHFALLANVAEDIHRERRRAIHVAAGEPPQNSTLAATYLKLDAAHLNPDTVAEALKGALVAPVITAHPTETRRRTVFDTQHRITQLMRVRLRGQDETEDGQPVETELRRQILTLWQTALIRLSRLKIQDEIEVGLRYYPAAFFEVIPKVNAEVRDALRARWTDSELLAAPILRPGSWIGGDRDGNPNVDAEVVRLATGSAAYTALGHYFAELTHLEQELSLSVRLVKTTEDLVALADACNEPARLDEPYRRALRVVHARLTATAHDILDRTPQHTLDLGMPPYETPAELRADLDVIDASLRANGSALLADDRLSRLREAVDVFGFHLSGLDMRQNSEMHEEVIAELLSWAGVHPDYASLSEPERVEVLAGELATRRPLVRDDSELSELARKELDIVFAAARAVNVFGPAAVPNYIISMCQSVSDMLEAAILLKEAGLLDISGDPVHAPVGIVPLFETIDDLQRGSAILESVLDLPLYRAMVHARGESQEVMLGYSDSNKDGGYLAANWALYRAELDLVESARKTGIRLRLFHGRGGTVGRGGGPSYDAILAQPPGAVKGSLRLTEQGEIIAAKYAEPRIAHRNLETLLAATLESTLLDTEGLGDLAESAYQVLDDLAARAQRAYAELVHETPGFVEYFKASTPVSEIGSLNIGSRPTSRKPTTSIADLRAIPWVLAWSQSRVMLPGWYGTGSAFEQWIAEEDGRLEVLQDLYVKWPFFATVLSNMAQVLAKSDLGLAARYSELVEDEELRRRVFDKIAAEHERTIRMHELITGQDDLLADNPALARSVFNRFPYLEPLNHLQVELLRRFRSGDEDELVQRGILLTMSGLASALRNSG encoded by the coding sequence ATGGCTGAACTCCCCGAATCTCTGGAACCGATCGGCGCGGTCACCCGCACCAAGGTCGGGAGGGAGGCCACCGAGCCGATGCGGGAGGACATCCGACTGCTCGGCACGATCCTTGGCGATACCGTCCGCGAGCAGAACGGCGAGGAGGTGTTCGACCTCGTCGAGCGGGCCCGAGTCGAATCGTTCCGGGTGCGCCGCTCCGAGATCGACCGGTCCGAACTCGCCCAACTCTTCGACGGCATCGACATCCATCAGGCCATCCCGGTGATCCGTGCCTTCACCCACTTCGCGCTGCTGGCCAACGTCGCCGAAGACATCCACCGCGAACGCCGCCGCGCCATCCACGTCGCCGCCGGAGAACCCCCGCAGAACAGCACCCTGGCGGCCACCTACCTAAAGCTGGACGCCGCGCACCTCAATCCCGACACCGTCGCCGAGGCGCTGAAAGGTGCGTTGGTGGCACCGGTGATCACCGCTCATCCGACCGAAACCCGCCGCCGCACCGTCTTCGACACCCAGCACCGCATCACCCAGCTGATGCGGGTGCGGCTGCGTGGGCAGGATGAAACCGAGGACGGCCAGCCGGTCGAGACCGAACTGCGCCGCCAGATCCTGACCCTGTGGCAGACCGCGCTGATTCGGTTGTCCCGGTTGAAGATTCAAGATGAGATCGAAGTCGGACTGCGCTATTACCCGGCGGCGTTCTTCGAGGTGATCCCGAAGGTGAACGCCGAAGTGCGCGACGCATTGCGGGCGCGGTGGACCGACTCCGAGCTACTGGCCGCGCCGATCCTGCGGCCGGGGTCGTGGATCGGTGGCGATCGGGACGGCAATCCGAACGTCGACGCCGAGGTGGTGCGGCTGGCCACCGGCAGTGCCGCCTACACCGCGCTGGGGCACTACTTCGCTGAGCTGACGCACCTGGAGCAGGAGCTGTCACTGTCGGTGCGGCTGGTGAAGACCACCGAGGACCTCGTTGCGCTGGCCGACGCCTGCAACGAACCGGCCCGGCTCGACGAGCCGTATCGCCGAGCCTTGCGGGTGGTGCATGCCCGGCTGACCGCCACCGCGCATGACATCCTCGACCGCACCCCGCAGCACACCCTCGATCTCGGCATGCCGCCCTACGAAACGCCGGCCGAACTGCGCGCCGACCTTGACGTCATCGACGCCTCGCTGCGCGCCAACGGCAGTGCGCTACTGGCCGACGATCGGCTGTCTCGCTTGCGAGAAGCCGTGGATGTCTTCGGCTTTCACCTCAGCGGCCTGGACATGCGGCAGAACTCCGAGATGCACGAGGAGGTCATCGCCGAACTGCTGTCCTGGGCCGGGGTGCATCCCGATTATGCGTCGCTGTCCGAGCCGGAGCGCGTCGAGGTGCTGGCGGGGGAGCTGGCCACCCGGCGGCCGCTGGTGCGCGACGACTCCGAGCTCTCGGAGCTGGCCCGCAAGGAGCTCGACATCGTCTTCGCTGCCGCCCGCGCCGTCAACGTCTTCGGTCCGGCGGCCGTGCCGAACTACATCATCTCGATGTGCCAGTCGGTCTCGGATATGCTGGAAGCCGCAATCCTGCTCAAAGAAGCTGGGCTGCTCGATATTTCGGGCGATCCCGTGCACGCGCCAGTTGGTATCGTGCCGCTGTTCGAAACCATAGATGACCTGCAACGCGGTTCGGCCATCCTCGAATCGGTGCTGGACCTTCCGCTGTACCGCGCGATGGTGCACGCCCGCGGCGAGAGCCAGGAGGTCATGCTCGGCTACTCCGACTCCAACAAGGACGGCGGGTATCTGGCCGCTAACTGGGCGCTGTACCGGGCCGAACTGGATCTGGTGGAATCGGCACGCAAGACCGGGATCCGGCTGCGGTTGTTCCACGGCCGCGGCGGCACCGTCGGCCGCGGCGGAGGTCCGAGCTATGACGCGATCCTGGCCCAGCCGCCGGGTGCGGTGAAGGGGTCACTGCGGCTGACCGAGCAGGGCGAGATCATCGCGGCCAAGTACGCCGAACCGCGTATCGCCCACCGCAACCTCGAGACGCTGCTGGCGGCCACGCTGGAGTCGACGCTGCTGGACACCGAGGGCCTGGGCGATCTGGCCGAAAGCGCGTATCAGGTGCTCGACGATCTCGCTGCCCGCGCTCAGCGGGCGTATGCCGAATTGGTGCACGAGACGCCGGGTTTCGTCGAATACTTCAAGGCGTCCACGCCTGTCAGCGAGATCGGCTCGCTCAATATCGGCAGCCGGCCGACATCGCGTAAACCGACCACGTCGATCGCCGACCTGCGGGCCATCCCGTGGGTGCTGGCGTGGAGTCAGTCGCGGGTGATGCTGCCCGGCTGGTACGGCACGGGCAGCGCGTTCGAGCAGTGGATCGCCGAGGAAGACGGTCGCCTCGAGGTCTTGCAGGATCTGTACGTGAAGTGGCCCTTCTTCGCCACGGTGCTGTCGAATATGGCGCAGGTGCTGGCGAAGTCGGATCTGGGTCTGGCCGCGCGGTATTCGGAGCTCGTCGAGGACGAGGAGCTGCGGCGCCGAGTGTTCGACAAGATCGCCGCCGAACACGAGCGCACCATCCGCATGCACGAGCTCATCACGGGCCAGGACGATCTGCTCGCCGACAACCCGGCGCTGGCCCGTTCGGTGTTCAACCGGTTCCCGTACCTGGAGCCGCTGAATCACCTGCAGGTGGAGCTGTTGCGCCGCTTCCGATCTGGTGACGAAGACGAGCTGGTGCAGCGCGGCATCCTGCTGACGATGAGCGGGCTGGCCTCAGCGTTGCGCAATAGCGGCTAG
- the pgl gene encoding 6-phosphogluconolactonase, which yields MSRIVQTYPDTEALVTAVGDRLVEAITSAIAARGRAFIVVTGGGTGISLLKHVGAHDEAIDWSTVHIFWGDDRFVPADDAERNDKQAREALLDHIDIPAGNVHPMAASDGEYGDDLDAAALAYERELAATAEPGEPTPAFDVHLLGMGGEGHINSLFPHTPAVAETVRFVVGVEDSPKPPPRRITLTLPAVTRSREVWLVVSGAAKADAVAEAIGGASPDDVPAAGAVGFEATVWLLDTEAASKLPD from the coding sequence ATGAGCCGCATCGTGCAGACCTACCCCGATACCGAAGCCCTGGTGACCGCCGTCGGCGACCGGCTGGTCGAGGCGATCACGTCCGCGATCGCGGCCCGCGGCCGGGCCTTCATCGTAGTGACCGGTGGCGGAACGGGTATCAGCCTGCTCAAACACGTCGGCGCACACGACGAGGCGATCGACTGGTCCACGGTGCACATCTTCTGGGGCGACGATCGCTTTGTGCCCGCCGACGACGCCGAGCGCAATGACAAGCAGGCCCGCGAGGCACTGCTCGATCACATCGACATCCCGGCCGGCAATGTGCACCCGATGGCAGCCAGTGACGGCGAGTACGGCGACGACCTGGATGCCGCGGCGCTGGCCTACGAGCGCGAGCTGGCCGCCACCGCCGAGCCTGGTGAGCCCACACCGGCTTTCGACGTACACCTGCTCGGGATGGGCGGCGAAGGCCACATCAACTCGCTGTTCCCGCACACCCCGGCGGTCGCCGAAACCGTCCGGTTCGTCGTCGGGGTCGAGGACTCCCCCAAGCCGCCGCCGCGGCGGATCACGCTGACGCTGCCCGCCGTCACCCGCTCGCGCGAAGTGTGGCTGGTGGTATCGGGTGCCGCCAAGGCCGATGCCGTCGCCGAGGCAATCGGCGGCGCCAGCCCCGACGACGTGCCCGCGGCCGGCGCGGTGGGCTTCGAGGCCACAGTTTGGCTTCTCGACACCGAGGCAGCGAGCAAGCTGCCAGACTGA
- a CDS encoding ATPase, with product MVDKTPPPRTGRDRIKTLAQAALNADVTVDQLDTILTGMSEALTDLNTTMSGMNGTIGYFEETLVVFNSTLGRIDELAPRLVAVVARMEGIVERVERIVGVGEAVLSPLAATESAVRGIVNAVRRAAR from the coding sequence ATGGTCGACAAGACGCCACCGCCCCGCACCGGTCGCGACCGGATCAAGACCCTGGCGCAGGCGGCGCTCAACGCGGATGTCACCGTCGACCAGCTCGACACCATCCTGACCGGGATGAGCGAGGCGCTCACCGACCTCAACACGACGATGAGCGGCATGAACGGCACGATCGGGTATTTCGAGGAGACCCTGGTGGTGTTCAATTCCACTCTGGGCCGCATCGACGAGCTGGCACCGCGGCTGGTCGCCGTCGTCGCCCGGATGGAAGGGATCGTCGAGCGGGTCGAGCGCATCGTCGGAGTCGGTGAAGCGGTGTTATCACCGCTGGCCGCCACCGAATCAGCGGTGCGCGGCATCGTCAACGCGGTGCGGCGCGCGGCTCGCTAG